In the genome of Caldisphaera lagunensis DSM 15908, the window GTTAGAAAATATATTAGATTTTGCAAGACATTTTATAAAAGATGTGGATAATATAATTAAAATTAGTGCATTTAATGAAATTTATTACGATACCGTATTTAAAGATGTCAAGTTAAATGACAAATAATCAGCTGAACTTACACCTATTGTCATTTGGGAAGAAATGGAAACACCATTTATGTAAACTATTGTTGCTGCAAAACTAACTGGGTAGCTTGAGGGTATAACAGATGTAGAAGCTGGTGATATAGATATTTCTATACCTGGATATTTCTTATTGAAAACTGGAATATCTGTAAATCCCAAGTTAACAGTTGCATACGAATTTGGAGGTTGTGCTTGGCCCAATGATATGGCTTGCCAATCTACCTTGTATAATTGACCAACATAATAAATAGCATATAGAGGACCTATTCCTGGGAATGGCATTAAAGATGAAGAACCTGTAAATGGATTAGTAAAGTAATATGAACTAGTATAGAATGTATAATAATAAGTTGAATTTAGAGGTATTGTTGTATTTCCAACAACTACTCCTAAAAATGTTAGTCCTGTTTGGTTGTATTTATAAACAATTTTTTCTGCAACTGTATTTGTTGTAGCATTATAAAGCAATGCTGTTCCATTTTGGTATGTTATGTTATTGAAGAGCTCTACATAAGAATATCCATATATTGGTGAATAGATTTGATATTTCAAATAAGAGATCTTATTCATAATTTGGTATAAAGATGGTTGAGGATAAATATGTGTTAAAGGCTTTGAATAACTACTATAAGTATAAAGTCCAATTCCAGATGAAATTAATGTTGCTGCAAATAATACTATCATTATTGTTGTTGCTCTAGAGACCATATTTATTCCCCCTTTACCTTATGCAGTATAGGATTATTAAACCTACTTTTTAATCATATAGAAATTTAAAGGCCTTAAAAAACATTTTAAATCTGAACCATAGATAAAAGTTAAGGTGCAGAGAAGTGACGATCGGCTTAGCAAAAGGAGCAAATTCGATGGGTCATGTAGGTTGGATAACTGTAAGATGCCGCATATGTGGAAGGTACTTGGATTTATCTGGTCAAAAACCAAACGCAAGGCATGAAGAAGTAGTATATGCATGCCCTAAGTGCGCAAAAACGCTAAACGTTTATTTCTGCGCAGCTGATGCAAAGAGGCTTAGATATCACTGTCCTTATTGTGGCTCTCAATTAACAGTTGTATCTCCATTAATTGAAGGATAACCTCTTTGGTGTATGTATTGATAGAAGAATTTCTTTTAGATGGAAACCAAAGGGGTATAAAAGTATTAACTGATAATGAAGCTTTTTATTCCATAGATTATTATGAAAAAATAGATTTTGAACCTGAATGTATAAAAAAGGTTTCTATAAACAATTTGGAACTTTGCTATTTTAATATAAATGAAAGGTGTAAAGGATTAATGGTAAAGAGCTCTGATTTTATAGAAATCATTTCTCTTAGGTATTTTATGGATAAAGAGGAATATAATAAAATAAGCGATAAAGAAATTTATACCAGATGTTTAGAATTAATAAATAATTTTAAACTAAATTATAAAAAAGAGCAAAACCCTTAAATCCTTAGTTACTAAATTATATGTGAAGCCGGCCCGCCGTAGCTCAGCGGTAGAGCGCCCGGCTGTAGTGGGACAGGGCTGTATCGGCCTTATCTTAGCCGATACCGGGTGGTCCGGGGTTCAATTCCCCGCGGCGGGACCATCCCCTCTAACTGAGGAGCCATTTAATTTTACTTCATCTAATTTTGCTTAATTGAGGAAAATATTTTAGAATTAGAATAAAAATATAATGCTTTGGTGAATTAATTATGAATGAAAAGCTATTAAGCGCTAATAGGCCTGAGAGCAAAGATGGCAGACAATACCATATAAATCTTTCTTATGGGGAAGTATCAAAATATGTTCTATTGCCAGGAGATCCTGATAGGGTAGAAATAATAGCATCATTTATGGATTCATATAAAATAATTTCATCGCGTAGAGAATATAAGACAGCAAATGGCAAATATAAGGGAATTGATATTTCTATAACTAGTACTGGAATTGGGGGTCCATCAATTTCAATAGCATTAGAAGAACTTTTGAGAGCAGGTGCAAATACTTTTATTAGGATTGGCACATCTGGTGCTTTACAACCGTTTATAAATGTTGGAGATCTAATAATTGGAACGTCTTCTTTTAGATTAGATGGTGCAAGTAATGATTATGTTGAAAGGGGATATCCTGCAACAGCAAATTATGAAATAGTTAATGCTTTGATACAGGCTGCAGAAAGCTTAAATGTTAGATACCATGTAGGGATCATTGCTAGCACAGACACATTTTATGTAGGTCAAGGAAGGCCTGGATTTAATAATTATTTGCCAAAAAATAAGGAAAACATCGTTGAAGATCTTATGAAATTAAATGTTTTAGCATTTGAAATGGAATCTTCAACCTTATTTACTTTATCTCAAATATTCAAGGCAAGAGCAGGGTGTGTTTGTTCTGCTGTAGCAAATAGAATTAAGGATGAGTTTGTTGTTAATGCAGGAATAGATGATGCATCTAAAGTTGCTTTAGAGGCAACAAAAATTTTATATGAGTGGGATGGAATTAAAGAAAAATATAATAAGAAATGGTTTTATCCGGGCCTAATTAAGCTATAATTAGAGACAAAGTGAAAAAGTATGGATGATGTAGTTATAGAGAAAAGCGGAGCAATATTATTAGGAAAAAATTTTACTATAGATGGATATAGTAATAGATCAATAAGGGTTGTTACACATGCGCATGAAGATCATATGAAGGGGTTAAGGAGAAGTATAAAGGATAGCATTTTTATTGTCGCAACGCCAATAACTCATGAATTCTTAAACATATTAGGTTATCATATACCTAATGAGAAAATAATAAAATTAGATTATGATAAGACCATAGATATAATGGACGAAAAAATTACACTAAAGAAGTCTAGGCATATAGCTGGTAGCGCCCAAGTAGTTGTTGAAACAAATAATGCCATAGTTGGATATACAGGGGATTTTAAATTACCTGGAACTGAGCCTTTAAAAGACTTAGATACATTAGTTGTAGATGCTACTTATGGAAATTTAAAATATCAAAGAGGATGGGCTGATTGGGACGCGCTTGCTGCATTAATGAATTTAATAAATGAATATTCTAATAAAGGGCCTATTTATATATATGGATATAATGGAAAACTTCAAGAAATAATGGTGATGTTAAGAGAAAGGGGGGTAAACAATAGGTTTTTGGCTGATGAAAAGACACTAAAAATGGCACAAATAGCTTCAAACTATTATGGAATCAACTTAGGAAATGCTTCTATATATAATAAAGAATTGGTTGATGTCGACTCCATAATTTTTATTCATTCAACTAGATATCAAAATTTCAATAAACTGGAAGGAGTTCATGTTTTGCTAACTGGATGGGAACTAAGAGGTGTTGCAGTGAAAGTTGATGAGAATCAATTTAATGTTTCATTTAGTGATCATGCAACATTTAAGGAAATAATAGAATATATAAAGGAATCAAACCCAAAAAGAGTTATAATAGATGGGTCTAGAAGTCAAGATCCATGGTATATTGCAAAATATTTATCTAAAGTATTGAATTTGAAAGTTGATGTACAGCCAATATTTAGTTAAAAATATAATATTTGCAAAATTTTATAGATGATGGTGGGCTAAGTGGAAAATAATCAACAGATGAAAAAATTAAAACTACTCAAATCATCTATGAATTATTTTGGATCCTATGAAACTATTTTACCTCCAATACTAATGAGCTCAGGAATCATAATAGGTATAATTGCTAATATCCTTCAATCATATCAATTTATTTCTTTATCATTGATTATGGCCGCTATAACAATTGCTTTTGCGGGGTCAGCTATGGAGATAACTTATTTGCTTATATTGAAAAGAATGGAAAAGGTATTGTTGAATACAAATCAAAGCCTTGCATTAAGTATAGTAATAATAGCAGTTTTAATGATGTTATATTTTATAGTAATTGGAATGCCATTAGTTCATTACTATGAATCTGGTATTTTAAAAAAGTTATATATGTCAACAGAAGATAAGAAAAAATGCATTTTTGATAATCCAATATTATCTTTAATAACATTTGGATATGGTTTATCCATTTATCAGGCATGTAGTGGAGTAAATGTTATTAAGATAATAAATAATGCAATAAATAACTTATCTATTGCTAATACTTATGTTAATGCTTAATTAGATATCCTTAGGTAATGCTCCTTTAAATTTTTCTCCTCCCAATGCTATTAAAGGCAAAACTATTGATGGTGCTTTTATAGATTCATCAAGTATAATTCTCCAACTAGATTTGCATTTTTGACAGAATACTAATCCGATCCTTCCCTCTTTATCACTAAAGATTCCTAGGCTAAATTCTTCATCATTTCCACAATATGGACATACAATTTTTTTATCGGAAACCTTCCAAGTATAGCCACAAAAGTGACATACCATTTTATATTCATTATTTGTTTTTATCATTGTTTTGCTTTCAGAACCACATACTGGGCAATAAGGACTTTGGTTTGATATATTTCCATTTTTTTCCTCAAATTTTTCCGCATAAAGTCTTGATAATGCTTGTAAAACTATTAGTGAAGTCTTAGCTCCTTTAAAATCCATATTTCCTTCTAATGCTTCTTTTAATGCATTGTCTGCATCTTTTTTCTCAATCTCTTCCCCCAATGATTTAGAGGTTTCTTTTATCAATTCTTGCAATGTGCCTTGTTGTGATAATGATGAGACAAAGCTATTAAGGTCATCATATTGCAAATTGCTAATCATTTTATTTATATCGTTAATTATGTTGAGCTGTATTTCTTCTATTTTTCTTGCTATTTCAATATCTATCTTAAACCCAGCTAAATGGCCATACCTTCTTATCGAAGAAACAAATTCTTCAATATTATTCAAAAAAATCAGGCTCCTTATAATTGTTTTTTAAGAGATTCAATTTCTTTTATTAGAGCTGGAATTACTTGTTTATAATCTGCAACTATTCCATAGTCTGCTTGAGAGAATATTGGAGCATTTGGATCATTATTTATTGCTACAACAACCTCAGCCTCTCTAATGCCGAACATGTGTTGTGCGGCCCCACTTATTCCTACAGCTAAGTATAATATTGGTTTTACTGACTTCCCTGTTTGGCCTACCTGTTTCTCATGTGGTATCCATCCCATATCAACAGCTTTTCTGCTACCGGCTACTGCTGCATTCATTTTTGATGCCAATTCTTCTAATAACTTAAATCCTTCAACATTTCCTAAACCTTTTCCTCCACTTACTATAAGATCAGCTTTTTCTATTGGAACTTCATTTATAGGCAATAATTTTCTTGAGACTAATCTTGCCTTTGGTTTTGGTATATAATCAATCTTTTCTTCTATGATCTCCCCATTTCTATTAGGATCTCTTGGAGGTAATTTGAAAACATTTGGTCTTGCAGTTCCTATTTGAGGCCTTCTTGTTGGTGTTTTTATATAAGCTAGCAATACAGCTCCAAATGGAGGTCTTATTAATAGTACATCCTTTGTCTTCTCATCGACATCGAAATCTGTACAGTCTGCAGTTATTCCTGCTCTTAAAGTATTTGCTACATAAGGTCCTAGTTCTCTTCCTTTCATTGTTGCTGAAATAAAAATAACAGCAGGTTTATATTTTTTGGCTAACTCAGCTATAGTCCTTGCATAGATATGAGGAGAATACATGGAAAGCCTTTCATCGTCTAGTACTATAACTTCATCAGCTCCATATTCTATAAACTCTTTTGCATATTTCTTTACATTATAACCAACTAACAATCCAACTATTTTGGTATTTAATTTTGATGCTATTTTATTTGCTGGAGTTAGCATTTGTAAACTAGGCTCAGATATTCCATTTTCATCTACTTCTCCTACTACCCATACATTTTTGAAATCATTAACGTTTTGGCAATCCCATTCCGGGCATATGTTACAATCTTTTTTAGGTTCAGAACTCATTATTTGCCACCCCCCTCTTTTAACGCTTTAATTATAGCCTTAGAAGCTTTTTCATCTTCAAGTAGTGTTTTTATTAGCCATTTTGCTGCATCTTCACCATCTTTTGGTTTGTAAACTATCTTTTTCCTTGGAACCTCCGGAACATCAACTGTTTTAGCTACTATTGTTGGTGAGCCTTTTAATCCTGTGCATCTGGGATCTAGCTTCATTTCATTATTTGTCCATGTTACAATTGGCTTCTCAACCTTATAGCGTATTTTATTTATAAGTCTAACGGGTCTAGGCTTCAAAGCTTTCATATGTGTCCCAATAACTGCAGGCATTTCTACTTCCCAATCTTCAATGGCATTTTCTAATACTCTTTCTACCAAAACCTTGTTGTTATCAATCAATTTGACGCTATGGGCATAATAAATATAAGGCCAATCTAGCCAACTCGCTGTTTGTGCACCTATATGTGCAGTACTTGAATCTATTGTTTCTTGACCAAATATTGCTAAATCTACTTTACCTATTTCTTTATCAATTTTTTCTATTGCTTTTGCTAATACATAGCTCGTTGCTAATGTATCCGCACCCGCATAGACTCTATCTGAGACCAAAATAGCTCTATCTACTCCCATTCCAATTAAATATTCTAATCCTCTAATGGCTGGAGGAGGAGACATTGTTAATGCTATTACTTCCCCTCCATACGCATCTTTTAATTGAAGTGCCAATTCTACTGCTGGCATGTCATGAGGATTAACTATGCTAGGTACGCCTTCTCTAATTAATGTACCTGTCTTAGGATCAATCCTAACTGATGTTGTTCCAGGAACCCATTTCATACCGACTACAATTCTCACTTATATCACCCCTTATGTAAACCTATAGAAAATACCCTTTCCACTTTTTGGATAATTCCAAGTTATTGCTTCCATCGGGCAAATGACTCTGCATGTTCCGCATTCTACACAACCTTCATAGCTAAATACTATGCCATTATCTGATAATACGTAACACCCTGCTGGGCATAGGTAAACGCAAGGCTTGTCTGGACAGTTTTTGCATTTATTATAATCAACAATTATGTGTGGATCTTCATCAACATTCCATATATCGCTTTGTAAAATATCTTCCAATTTCATTGGTTTTTCCTCTTTCTTCTCAGTTACTTGAGTTGAGCTCATAGAGTTTTCACCATCCCAAAAGCTTGAGAAATTAAATCAAAAGGTCCTACTTTCTCTTCCTTTAATGCCTGCATTAAGGCATCATATATAGTTTCTTGTGTAAACTCCCCTTCAAACATTTTTTCCATAACCTTCATTAGTATTGATGGATACTTTGACATTAATGGGCTATTCATTAACATCTCAGCCCCCCTATGCTTAAACAACTCATTATACATAAAGCTTCTTCTGATGTTTTTATCATATATCTCTAGGTTTTCATATGTAAAGCCTCCATTATTTCTAGCATATTCTACAGCTTCTGCCGCAAGTTTTCCACTGTAAACTGCATAATCTACTCCTCTAAACGTATAACCAGTAGATAATAGAAGGCCTGCTGCATCGCCTACAATTAATAAGCCTGGATATGCGAATTTATTTGGCATAAAATGTGTCGCTCCTTCAATAGTTAAATGCGCTCCATATTCTGATATTATTGCATCCTTCCAATAAGGTCTAAAATATGGATGGAATCTAAAGTCTTCGATTAGTTTAGAAACATGCTCATCTAATTGCCCATTTTCAATAAAGTTTATGGCATGTTTTAAATGGAATACAAGCCCCATACTAATTGAATCTTTGTTTGTATATATAAATCCTCCACCTGGAACTCCTTTAGTTATATCTCCCATAATAACCCATGCAACCCCTTCATTTGGGCCAACATTAAAACTCGATTCTATATTGCTTGCCCCTGTTTTTAGAATCTCCTTAACTCCTAAGGCTATGTTATCAGGTTTTAATCTTTCAACAATCCCTAACCTTTCTAATAAAAGTCTATTAACACCTTCGGCATCAATTACTACATCAGCCTCAATAAAATCCGGACCGCTTCTCACTCCAACAGCTTTTCCATCTTTCATTACTATTTCATCTATTGTAACTTCAGTTACAAATAAAGCGCCGGCATCCTCAGCCTTTTTTGACATCCATTGAGTTAATTGTGTTAAATACGAAACAAAGCTGATCTTCTTCTCAGCCTTATATTCAACAGTTATGACTTTTTCACCTTGAACCATACTTATTCTTTCTTTTGTTACCCATCTTTGTATTGGTGCTTCTTTATCTAGTTCTGGCCATACCTCTCTTATTGGAGGTGCATAGACTCTTCCTCCATAAAGATTTTTGTCTCCTAATCCCCTGCCTCTTTCTATAAGAAGAACTTTAAACCCTTTTTTTGCTAGTATGTACGCAGCCGCAGACCCCGATGGCCCAGCTCCAACTATAATAACATCAAACTTAGTAGGTATATCAGGCAAATCATTCACCCAAATCTATATTTCCAATATAGCAAATTATTAATAAGTGGTTAAAAACTAATTTAAAATACTTATAATAAACGTAAACTATATGAATATTTATTATTCTATTTAATCTTTGCTTTTATATAGAAATAATTAATTTAAAAAGCCTTTATTGGCTGTTCTGCACCGCAAGCTTCACATCTTAAAATCCATATTTTGCCACGATGCTCAATTCTGGTATCAATACTTCCACAAGTTGGACATTTTACATAGGATTTTATGAAAATATCTAATAACTGTTCTATAACTTTTCTAGAAACCTTAACGTTTAAAACTAATTGACCTGATACTTCTTCATAAGAACCAGCTGAAGCTAATTCTTTTAACAAATATCTAGAAACTAATGTAGGATCTCTCTTCAATTTTTGCGAGATGTCTCTAAAATTCTTTATTATGCTTTGTGTTCCAACTCTTATTAATTGCGGTTCTGGTAATTGTAAATCAGATGTACCGCTTTTTGGAGGTATTTTTTTGTAGACCCTTTCTAATAATTTATCATAATCTTGCAATAATTTATCATCTTGCATGCTCTATCCCTATGCTCCTGTAAATGCAGAGGTTATTAATTATTATCAATTTTAATAAGATAATGTGAAAACTCTTATAATCATTTTTAAATCCTAGGAATAACGATAATTATCGCGTGGGCCGGTAGCTCAGACTGGAAGAGCGCTCGGCTTGCACCCGAGAGGCCCCGGGTTCAAATCCCGGCCGGTCCATTTTTATTAAAAAAGTTATTGAGGTAATTAGACGAAATAATATAAATGAAGTATAGCATTATCTTTCTCATGTTAGTAGAAACATTTTTATACCTAATTTTAGCTTTTGTTGATTATTGACGAAAAATCTCCAACATTGGCAAGGTGAACTACCCTGCCCTCATGGAAGGGGGCAAAAGTCCACTTAACCCCCATCTAGTTAAAAAGGGCGTAAGAGTAAGGTATGTTAAGGTTGTTTACCAAGCTGGATGAGATGAATGGATTATCTAAATGGATAGTTACGAGCTAAACTCTATGCTAGAATGAGTATAATTAGAAGAATATGCAGGGATGAACTAATGGTGCTGTGGCTGATAATAACAACCGGTAAATGCAATTTAAAATGTGATTATTGCGGAGGATCTTATCCAAATAAATTTGTACCTTGGAATATAAAATACGATATAGAAAAATTAAAAGAGTTGATTTTAAAGGATAATTTCCCTACTGTTATATTTTATGGAGGAGAACCGTTATTAAATTATAAATATATAATGAATGTTATGGATAACATAAAAAAAGCAAGATTTGGAATACAAACAAATGGTCTTTTAGTTAAACTTTTACCAGAAGAATATTGGAAAAGAATTAATGTTGCATTGTTATCCATAGATGGAAGAGAAGAAATAAATGATAAACATAGAGGAAAAGGGGCCTACAATAAAGTTATTAATGCTGTAAAATACTTAAAGGAAATAAATCCTAATATAGAGACAATTGCTAGAATGACTGTAACAAAGGATTCTGATATATATGAGGAGGTTATGCATTTAATAAAACTAAAATTATTTGATAAAATACATTGGCAGCTTGATGTAATATGGGATGAAAAATGGGACTTTAATTCATGGGCTGAGAACAGCTATCTTCCTGGTCTTAAGAAATTAATGGAATATTTTTTAGATGGTTTAAGAAATGGAAGATTGATAAAAATTATTCCTTTTCTTGGTATATTAAGCGCTCATTATCATCAAGGATTTATAGGATATCCATGTGGGGCTGGATATAAATCTGTAACAGTTTCTAGTGATGGAAGAATTTTATCATGTCCAATAGCTGTAAGAGAAAATTGGTCGGTTCTTGGTTATGTAAATAAAGGTTTTAATTTAATAAAAGACCCCTTGCCTGATTATTGTAAAAATTGTGATTTAAAAAGGTATTGCGGCGGTAGATGTTTATACATGCATATGGAACCTTATTGGGGCAAAGAAGGATTTATAAGCGTTGATAATATTAATAAAAAATACATTAAAATGGTTTTATCAATAATACCTGAGGTAGATAATTTGATTAAAAATGGTATTATAAGTTTAGATAGCCTATATTATGACCCAACTCTTGATTCAACAGAAGTAATCCCATAGATTATGGCTTGAAATTACTATTTTCTGCATAACTTATAAAATCATTAAATGCATCTTCAAAAGGGGTAAACTTAAAATCTTCTAAATATCTACTTTTGAAAATATAAGATCCTTTAATAGATCTATAAATCATTTTTACAGGTGAAGTATATGGAGTTATATGATATAAAAATTTGATCAACCCACTTAAGGGTATGGTAATGCATCTTTTCTTTTTAAAATAATCGCAAATTCTAGAAGAGACCTTTTCAAGATCAATTTTTTCTGGCCAGTTAACATAGATCCATTTACCATCGAACTTCCCATTGGTTGATATATCTACTACTTTAGCCAAATCTTTTGAATAAACAAGATTTTCTCCCCCAATTTTTATTTTTATATTTCTTTTAGCTAAATTATAAATATATTTCCATTGCGTTTCATACGCATATGGACCAAAAACTGTAGTTGGCCTTAATATTACAAATTTATTTTTTAGATCATCTTTATTTTTTATTAATAATTTTTCACCTTCAGCCTTTGAAATTTCGTATGGAAACTTTTGATTGAAAATTTCTTTATTTAAATGATCATCTTCTTCAAATAAAATTGATCCTTCTTTGATCTTAGCTTCACCTATTGAACCAACACTACTTATATATATATAACTCTTGATGATATTTCTTTAGCGACCTTAATTACATCTTCTAAAATATTTACATGGGCAACCATCATTTCTTTTAGATTCCCTGAAATTATTCCTATTGTGTAAATAAAATTATCTGCATCTAGATTCTTTAAACCATTATAATCAATTTTATCTAAAACAATGAATTCTGCCCCCAATTCTTTTAATCTTTTAGTTATATTAGGCCTCTTTTCTATTGAAGATTTTCTGGTAACAATAACCACATTACTATCTTTAGATAATTCTTCTGCGATGTTTACTCCAACAAAACCAACGCCCCCTATTATAGCATTTTTGCTCATATCATATCCACAATTTATTTTATAGAAAACTAATTTTTTAAGTATTTATTTATATTAAATAAATTAATGAGATAGTTTTAATACATCCCTTAACATTACTAAATTGTTTCTTTTTGAATATTTAGAATTTGTTTTGAATATAGGGTTTTATATTTCTTCGTTTTTTAAAAATACCTAGACAGGTGGAAATTTGAAATACAATTCAAACGATTTCATAATAAGGGTAGCAAATGAAGATGATATACCAGAAGTAATGGAAGTAAATCTAAGGACTTTACCTGAAAACTATTGGTATGGTTTTTATAAGTTCGTATTAGATAGATGGGGTGATATATTTCTAATTGCGGAACTAAATGGAAAAATTATAGGGTATATAATGAATAGAATTGAAGATACTAGAGATCCAGTATTATTAGGCAAAGAAAATGAGCTTTCCCATAATAAGGAAAAGAAAAAAAGTTTTGATAACATAATGTCCTCTTTAAAAAATGTTTTTTCCGAATCTCATAAAGTAGGTCATGTAATATCAATAGCTGTTCTTCCGGAATATAGGAAAAAAGGTATTGGAACTGCTTTATTAAAAGAGGCAATCTCTAGGATGAAAGATAATTATAATGCAGAATCTGTTTATTTAGAAGTTAGAGTATCGAATAATGATGCTATAAGTTTATATAAAAAGATGGGATTTGAAGAGGTTAGAATTATAAAAGAATATTATAGGGATGGAGAAGATGCATACGTAATGGTAAAAATATTATAAAATCAATGCATTTTGATATAAAAGCTTAGTTTTTAAATCTTTTAAATAAAGGTATAATAGGTGTTTGGGTTTGGATATCGAAGAATCTAAGTTTCATCCATCATCTGCTATTATAAAAAGTTATAGTGATAATCTTTATGATAAGTGCATAATTTTAGCTGTAACTGCAAGTATTTCCCTTTACCGATCATTAGATACAGCAAGATGGTTACTAAGAAGAGGTGCTAAGGTAAA includes:
- a CDS encoding FAD-dependent oxidoreductase, producing MNDLPDIPTKFDVIIVGAGPSGSAAAYILAKKGFKVLLIERGRGLGDKNLYGGRVYAPPIREVWPELDKEAPIQRWVTKERISMVQGEKVITVEYKAEKKISFVSYLTQLTQWMSKKAEDAGALFVTEVTIDEIVMKDGKAVGVRSGPDFIEADVVIDAEGVNRLLLERLGIVERLKPDNIALGVKEILKTGASNIESSFNVGPNEGVAWVIMGDITKGVPGGGFIYTNKDSISMGLVFHLKHAINFIENGQLDEHVSKLIEDFRFHPYFRPYWKDAIISEYGAHLTIEGATHFMPNKFAYPGLLIVGDAAGLLLSTGYTFRGVDYAVYSGKLAAEAVEYARNNGGFTYENLEIYDKNIRRSFMYNELFKHRGAEMLMNSPLMSKYPSILMKVMEKMFEGEFTQETIYDALMQALKEEKVGPFDLISQAFGMVKTL
- a CDS encoding translation initiation factor IF-2 subunit beta codes for the protein MQDDKLLQDYDKLLERVYKKIPPKSGTSDLQLPEPQLIRVGTQSIIKNFRDISQKLKRDPTLVSRYLLKELASAGSYEEVSGQLVLNVKVSRKVIEQLLDIFIKSYVKCPTCGSIDTRIEHRGKIWILRCEACGAEQPIKAF
- a CDS encoding electron transfer flavoprotein subunit alpha/FixB family protein, with the translated sequence MSSEPKKDCNICPEWDCQNVNDFKNVWVVGEVDENGISEPSLQMLTPANKIASKLNTKIVGLLVGYNVKKYAKEFIEYGADEVIVLDDERLSMYSPHIYARTIAELAKKYKPAVIFISATMKGRELGPYVANTLRAGITADCTDFDVDEKTKDVLLIRPPFGAVLLAYIKTPTRRPQIGTARPNVFKLPPRDPNRNGEIIEEKIDYIPKPKARLVSRKLLPINEVPIEKADLIVSGGKGLGNVEGFKLLEELASKMNAAVAGSRKAVDMGWIPHEKQVGQTGKSVKPILYLAVGISGAAQHMFGIREAEVVVAINNDPNAPIFSQADYGIVADYKQVIPALIKEIESLKKQL
- a CDS encoding TIGR04084 family radical SAM/SPASM domain-containing protein, which gives rise to MLWLIITTGKCNLKCDYCGGSYPNKFVPWNIKYDIEKLKELILKDNFPTVIFYGGEPLLNYKYIMNVMDNIKKARFGIQTNGLLVKLLPEEYWKRINVALLSIDGREEINDKHRGKGAYNKVINAVKYLKEINPNIETIARMTVTKDSDIYEEVMHLIKLKLFDKIHWQLDVIWDEKWDFNSWAENSYLPGLKKLMEYFLDGLRNGRLIKIIPFLGILSAHYHQGFIGYPCGAGYKSVTVSSDGRILSCPIAVRENWSVLGYVNKGFNLIKDPLPDYCKNCDLKRYCGGRCLYMHMEPYWGKEGFISVDNINKKYIKMVLSIIPEVDNLIKNGIISLDSLYYDPTLDSTEVIP
- the udp gene encoding uridine phosphorylase, with protein sequence MNEKLLSANRPESKDGRQYHINLSYGEVSKYVLLPGDPDRVEIIASFMDSYKIISSRREYKTANGKYKGIDISITSTGIGGPSISIALEELLRAGANTFIRIGTSGALQPFINVGDLIIGTSSFRLDGASNDYVERGYPATANYEIVNALIQAAESLNVRYHVGIIASTDTFYVGQGRPGFNNYLPKNKENIVEDLMKLNVLAFEMESSTLFTLSQIFKARAGCVCSAVANRIKDEFVVNAGIDDASKVALEATKILYEWDGIKEKYNKKWFYPGLIKL
- a CDS encoding MBL fold metallo-hydrolase, coding for MDDVVIEKSGAILLGKNFTIDGYSNRSIRVVTHAHEDHMKGLRRSIKDSIFIVATPITHEFLNILGYHIPNEKIIKLDYDKTIDIMDEKITLKKSRHIAGSAQVVVETNNAIVGYTGDFKLPGTEPLKDLDTLVVDATYGNLKYQRGWADWDALAALMNLINEYSNKGPIYIYGYNGKLQEIMVMLRERGVNNRFLADEKTLKMAQIASNYYGINLGNASIYNKELVDVDSIIFIHSTRYQNFNKLEGVHVLLTGWELRGVAVKVDENQFNVSFSDHATFKEIIEYIKESNPKRVIIDGSRSQDPWYIAKYLSKVLNLKVDVQPIFS
- a CDS encoding electron transfer flavoprotein subunit beta/FixA family protein, whose translation is MRIVVGMKWVPGTTSVRIDPKTGTLIREGVPSIVNPHDMPAVELALQLKDAYGGEVIALTMSPPPAIRGLEYLIGMGVDRAILVSDRVYAGADTLATSYVLAKAIEKIDKEIGKVDLAIFGQETIDSSTAHIGAQTASWLDWPYIYYAHSVKLIDNNKVLVERVLENAIEDWEVEMPAVIGTHMKALKPRPVRLINKIRYKVEKPIVTWTNNEMKLDPRCTGLKGSPTIVAKTVDVPEVPRKKIVYKPKDGEDAAKWLIKTLLEDEKASKAIIKALKEGGGK
- a CDS encoding NAD-binding protein, translated to MSKNAIIGGVGFVGVNIAEELSKDSNVVIVTRKSSIEKRPNITKRLKELGAEFIVLDKIDYNGLKNLDADNFIYTIGIISGNLKEMMVAHVNILEDVIKVAKEISSRVIYI
- the fdhE gene encoding formate dehydrogenase accessory protein FdhE encodes the protein MNNIEEFVSSIRRYGHLAGFKIDIEIARKIEEIQLNIINDINKMISNLQYDDLNSFVSSLSQQGTLQELIKETSKSLGEEIEKKDADNALKEALEGNMDFKGAKTSLIVLQALSRLYAEKFEEKNGNISNQSPYCPVCGSESKTMIKTNNEYKMVCHFCGYTWKVSDKKIVCPYCGNDEEFSLGIFSDKEGRIGLVFCQKCKSSWRIILDESIKAPSIVLPLIALGGEKFKGALPKDI
- a CDS encoding ferredoxin family protein; the encoded protein is MSSTQVTEKKEEKPMKLEDILQSDIWNVDEDPHIIVDYNKCKNCPDKPCVYLCPAGCYVLSDNGIVFSYEGCVECGTCRVICPMEAITWNYPKSGKGIFYRFT